aggcTGTGCAATATGTCATCTGTCATTCTTATGAGAGGTGATTCTTTCTTACTACCTGTTAAGTTGCTGAAACGCATGTTTTTTCTGTTTCTTTTGATATCCATTTTGTTTTTTCCTGCTATTTTGTGTCGTTTATTTGAACTAGTTTCTATGTCACATGCACGGTACATACTACATAggtaatatatttattagttttgaaaagattaaaatttaatcatattgtaattaaagttatggaaaatatttataaaatataaatctatcATTGATTTCatcaagtaaaaaaaaaaaattgccttCCGTTTGGTTCACCGGATATGTTTTCTTGGAAAAcattttcttcattttccaCTCTTTGGGAagctaaaagaaaaaaaattcaaagtaaaATGCTTTCCatcaatgaaaaataaattcactTTTTTGGAAAATgatttccccttttaagaacGGGAagtcattttttcaattttttgccTTGATATATGTGATGTGATCCCATATGAGACATTAAATTTCACTTTCTCTATATCTTGTTTACtttttagttattaattttgtttaatttggttttctaTATGGCAACCAAACAatggaaaataatttatataccTAATCCTAATAAATGTATttctagaaaaataatttatcttagaTAGAATATTTTCCTGAAACAAACGGAACCTTAGTTATATTGTAaggtataaatttaaaatagttaacaCAACATTTTAAAATGAAGTAGCAAATGGATTGAGGTTATCTCTGTCAATCTATGAAACTATATTCCCATTTTCATCCAAAGATGTAACATAGATATGTTTAGGAAAATTCTCACTGATTAATAGTTGTACTTCACAGAATTGGGAATAGACAGATCCATATTCATCAACCCTAAAACATTCCACTTAACTGTGCTGATGTTGAAGCTTTGGAATAAAGAGCGAGTTAATGCAGCTTCAGAGGTTTTGAAGGTatagtgttgttgtatgacaTAAATTTGTGGGCAATGGCCGAGCGGGCACTAATTGATGATGATATGCCATGTTTTGAAATTTAGAGTGTATCAATGAAAGTGATGGAAGCCCTGGATAATCGACCTCTTACGGTCAGGCTCAAGGGGCTGGTACGTAGAAAATGTCTTCATTCTCCTGGTTTCTGTTTGCCTTTTGAACCTTGAACTTTCTTCACAGTCGattaatttcaaatgattttaaattttaatgaacTTTCTTTGCAAGTGTGTAAGACTAGGAATTCCTGTCACTTTTCTCACGATTTTATGTTTACCGGTtgtcatgtttttttttctttacctCTTAAAGGATCTGAACTATTTGCAGGATTGCATGAGAGGTCCCTTATCAAAAGCTCGTGTGATTTATGCTACTGTGGAAGAAATTGGGAGTGAAGACAGACTTTTAAAAGCTTGTCGTATCCTAAATTGAGCATCAGTAATTTATTGCCTTGTACTATTTTCTCATCTGCTGCATTTAgaaacaagaaaacaaaaagggaaaaaaatgcTACATAGTAAAATTAGACTCAACTCTTAAGACATTTCTGTCAATTGAGAGAGACACTGCTGGATTTCTTTAACTTTCTTAGAGGTCATCATTGATGCATTCATTGAGGCGGGACTTGTTCTAGAAAAAGATGCTAAACAAAAGTTAAAGGTACAATCTGTAAACTATTAAATATCCCCCTTTCAGTTTCTATATGATTGTGCttgaaatatttatgttaaaattggaaatatGAGTACAGCTGTatagattttaatattttctttgcTATCACTATTTCTTACTTTTGTCTAGCTTATCAATTAAAGTAAAGGATTTACCCTTGCTTTTTCCTAGAGTTGTCTGTAGttcttttctattattttgtgGCTCATCTTTTGTCTTATTTTCATTTGTATTGTATATTTTGTATTTGGGATcggttaaaaatgataaatactGAAATCCTAACTTGACGGGCCTGATGTGCAGCGCCATTGACAGCATTGCTTGAATGTCGCAATATTATTCTACTATATATTTTGGTCTAGAAAATTCTAATGTTGAAATGTTGATGTGTTCTTGGATGGCAGTTACACGCCACACTGATGAATGCAAGGCATAGGAAAGGGTAATAATACTCTTCGTTCCCTGCACTTTCGTTACGTAAACCTGTTTCTCTGCGCTGTATAATTTGATTAAGCTTCTCAATTTAAATGATGGTGTTTATGTTGTACCTCGAAATTTTCAGGAAGTTCAGGAAACAGAATGATTCCTTCGATGCAAGAGGTATATTCAAACAATTTGGATCCAAGGAATGGGGGGAGTATCCTATTGGCGAAGTTCACCTTTCACAGCGTTTTGTATATGATAAGAACGGATATTATCATTGCTGCGCTTCAATACCTTTTCCCGATAACTCGCGAGCAGATTGATTCACAATTTAGGTTTCACACTTCAACTTGAGTACATAACTAGAAAAATTACTCAAATGGAACTTGTAAATCCTTATGCATCTCCAACATTTTTAAAAAGACTTAATTGCTGCTATAGTATGCATGCTTGCAACTAGCTTTTGTTTTCTGCATCTTGAGGGTTaaattttgttgaatttttttaccaACAATGCAGGTCACTAAATGTATTAAGACAAAAACTGTTAGCGTACGGAAAAACACACGTCTTTCTAATTTTTTACATGTCATTTAAAAGTCACCATATGTTTTGAGGTAAAGTATATAGTTTGATAACTTGAAATATGATGAATATTTATTTCTGTTCATGGAAGCAGAAATTCACTAGAAATTATGCAGTGACCATCCTTATGTTGCTAAAATCGAAGTTTGgttatcaaaatataagaatttcAAAGTTGATAACCTTTTTATGAAAGTACTATAATCTGGTaatcattttcttttataatcTGCAACTTGACTACTAGAAGTATCTGCAACCATCcgtatgttttattttatatgccTATAGTATTTAATGTAGTTCACCGTAAAATGtgaaaaaacttaatttttgCTTTGAAAGAATTTCCAACCTTATCAGTCATCTGTTTGCGCTTTGCAATTTCAGATTGAAAGCAAGCCTAATGCATCCAAAATGTACAAATATAATGTTCAGTTCATAGTACGAAGTTGCATACAGGTAACTTATTGTATGTATTCATATAATATTAAAGCAATTTAGACAAGTCCATGTGATGTTTCACTGTGTCTTGAAATGaaagaatttctttttttatgcaATTGATTTTGCTCTACCAAATCATATGAGTACACAGTCATCAATTATGAATTGTCTATATCAACCATTTAAGGGGAAAAAATTGAGTTGAAATCCGGTACGATTTGCCAATTCACTGCCCCAAATACATGCCTAATGGTAGGTAAAGTCGTGCATTCTGTTCGAATTgaatcaaacaaaattaaaattttgcttTTAAAATTTGCAAGGATGTAATTTCAAACTAGATTTTTCGATTTGGTTTGAGTCAAGGACTCAAGATTATTATTTGTTTCGGTTTTTCGATTTTATTAGGCTTTTTTTTTCTAACCTATCATTATTAGGTACAACGGAATCACATAGTGGGATATCCAAAATCCCTTTTTCAATTGGTTAAGATGACAAAAGAAGGAACAAAGAGaggaaaatttcaaaaagaaaaggcaaaacaagaaaaataattacattcaatttttttttgatggaaTACAATCAATTGATTTGAACACTAAAACACAATAATAAATAGTGCAAACAACCCCATCAAGTCCTAGAGATtcctttctaatttttttctaacAATTTAGCCGGCCTCATTAATTAATCATATCCTAAGTAGAATTAagagtttaatttaaaaaaacttgtGTTTCAACAAATATGTCTTATTTACTTATGATTaggattaaaatataatctcaACAATACATAATGTgatatacagtcgaccctctgataattaatacacatggtggatcaaaaaattattaattattagaattattaatttattgaatttgtataaaaaaaattataacaaatattttaaagcatctacattaatagacctaatattaatattatattataaaaaaactaactaaatacactttacaatcactcaatttaaaagaaataattttatattcaatttaaaaaatatcaattgatatcaaaccaaaaaaataattattaagaatttGTAtccataaagtaaaataatttttaatattttttatactagaaATACTTTACTTatagtaatttgtttatctaataacttcttttaaaatttctcaaaaaaataagaaagtcataatttgatggtattttaacttccactttatgaattaaggttagtattgcctcaaataaatcatcaattgttatatattttttttaaaaaatatctctaataattaatattcatataaaatatattttaaatttttttaattattaaataatagaattattaattatccgacatggaacgaagttggttctttcaattttctattaattattagaattataattattagagggtcgactgaattattaatttatagaatattaattattagagggtcgactgtattcTCAATTATTATTAGactaacaaaataattaaaaacagttaCACTAAgacaaaatgaaattaaaattctgaAACATATATTTATGATATTAAAGTCCCACAATTCTATCCATTCAATTTTCAAATCCTACAATAAGCTATTTAAGTTGCAGCCAATATTTCAGAACATGGTCGGTGCCCCTTTGTGGTCCAAAGTTAGTCATGCCCCAATCACTGCACTTTTCTAAgggatatttgaaaaaaaaaacacctatttacgtttgtagcgatttaagtacGGTTTTTACGATTTCACCAAATGATATCATTTTTTGCtgtttttaatgaataaaatgATATTGAATGATGGAATAAGAgtattaaatactaaaaaaattaaaaagaacagccattttgtaaatttttaaaaaatgtgttTAATTACAAACTTGAAAATCagagttttgtttttacaaATAACCCTTTTTTATAACAGTCTTAGTTCTCTCACATCACTCGACCCTATCCGCTCCCTACGGCTGTATGAAAATTGAATCAAACTGTATAATCGAAACAAgcaaattaatttcaattcgctaattattatttttggtttCGTCCggttatattttgaatataaaaaattaattgaaatttactataaaccaaaccaaaaaaaaatcaaaatcaattgattttgtttgataaattattttcggaaaaaataaaatttcaaattttaggtTGGGTACCAACTTAATACACACCCCTTCCACTCCCTCTCACATACTGAGTTGGTAACAtggaataataataattgatatGCATCCAGACAGttctattaaataaaagttaatgaCAGCTAGGACTGCATTCAGCAACCTGATTGGATATGCATGTCCATTACTATCTCCCATATTCCCTCTATCCTTACTCacttatataaattaatttaatactttCATAGTTAgacttatatttaataaataatatttcttAGAGATAATCCGCATATACTATGATTGATTTCTTCTAgtattacattttaaaaattaatgctACCATAACAAACTTATATACCTATTCTattaggcttaatggcaaaaaaactcaaacctttacgacttgttgcaattatattcaaaccttttaatttttacaataatatcaaaattgcattattttgttgcaataatatccaaattgcactttttatgtgaatttttttgagttttttgccatttttagggacttttactatattattatacatcaaaatataataatatcctaatattttaattgaaaacaacaaatttagccatcaatttgactattattgctacaaaaaatacaatttggatattattgcaacaaaaaaatgcaatttgaatattattgcaaaaattaaaaggtttggatataattgcaacaagtcgtaaaggtttgggtttttttttgccattaggcCATTCTATTAAGCAATTCATAACTGAGAAAATTCATTTACTAATGATTAGGGTATAAACCTAACGAAACGAATTAATTGAAATGtcaaatttggttcggtttgatattatattattttttaagttggtttggttttggccATAACAAAGTAATCTACTTGctcaaaaatattcaatttttttttaatttatagccaaactttttaaaaatagaactCTTATCtagattttgataaatttatttaactgTAGCCAATTATTTAGTTTATGAAAAGGccaaattttcttttcttcttctttgtttatgACTATACATATTAATTCTGCCAATTGTAGCCTAAATTGAATAAGTATATTTCGATTAGAAAAGGCTAGGTTGGATCATGAATTAAAAAGTAAATcaaaaaggttttttttttcaatgaatATGTCTAATTGGATACAGctgaattaatttattaaaattttgttaaatttacctttttttaaAGGTCTCATAAATgaacaaaggaaaaaaaatggatATTTTTAGTGGTTAcacataaaaattcaattagGTTGTAGTACAAAATAGTCTGaaataaccaaatcaaatcgAAAAATCAACCGAACTAGctagttcggttcggtttgaaaaatttaaCATCTAAAAACTttggttcaatttgattttaggAAAAATTACTATAATACCCTTAAAAACAACTCATGACTCCATTGAATAATATACCTAATTTTTGGATAGGCTTCTACAATGTACCAACTCATTGTATATAAATATGTGACTTGATAAAGCCATTCTTGTGCTATTTGAATACATTCTCCATTATTTCTCTCATTTTTTCCATTTACActatagttttttaaaaaaatggcagGAATTGCATTTGGTCGGTTCGATGATTCATTTAGTTTAGCTTCATTTAGAGCCTATCTTGCTGAGTTTATCTCAACTTTGCTCTTTGTTTTTGCTGGTGTTGGTTCTGCCATAGCTTATGGTTAgtccaaaaatatataattaaaactatataatataatatatacattACATTAATGTTAATATATCTTTTGaataaataatgatttttttttgttttgtaggtaAATTGACGGCGGATGCTGCTCTTGATCCGGCTGGTTTAGTAGCGGTGGCTGTGTGCCATGGATTTGCTCTATTTGTTGCGGTGGCTGTTGGTGCTAATATCTCCGGTGGCCATGTAAATCCAGCTGTCACTTTTGGATTGGCTGTTGGTGGCCAGATCACCATTCTGACTGGTATTTTCTACTGGATTGCTCAGCTTCTTGGATCAGTTGTTGCTTGTTTCCTTCTTAAAGTTGTTACCGGTGGCTTGGTAAGTCGTTAATCTCATATTATAATGTTAATTAACTTCTAATTTATATAACTAATATACTGTTCCCATGCATGTATAAGACTATAAGTCTATAATAGCAGTTTAGTTTACTTATCAAGCACAACATTACTAACAAATTGAGGTGTACTTTTGGTTCAAATCGAACCAAGCCGAACCggatcaaattttattttttttaatcgatCCGGACAAATTGAAACTgaaactataaattataatttatttttaaaccgAATAGAACTaactttaaaataatctttaataTCTCGAGCAGAACCAAACTGAGCTGATCCTAGAATAATTTTGAATATTCTATGGTGACCCGAACTAAACTAGTCcgtttgattattatttttgttcattttcgAGTTGCATCAAAAGTATGTCTTTTTGTTCCTTCCAAAATTGAGCTAACCAAAAAAttgtttattaataattttaaatagagTTTAATTTATCGATTcaattatgttaaattttaggcttaattacttaaaaaccatccaccttgaacttttttttcgtttataccctgacctagaaaaaaaattcatttataccctgacgtatgtatttatgtttcacctctaccccgaggcactaaattaacctcttttcatttaaaaaaagtttaaaatagtccttcatttagagaaaaattcatttctaattaaactctaattaacttaggttaaaaatgaagaactattttaaacttttttcttaatgaaaagaagttaatttagtgtcttggggtagaggtgaaacataaatacatacgtcagggtataaatgaattttttcctaggttagggtataaacgaaaaaaaagttcaaggtgagtggtttttaagtaattaagcctaaattttaTTCGGTTTTTGCACATCGCTACAAAAAGAGTctacttaaatttttttcctatGAACTATATGCATTATAAGGTAAAAGGATATATACTTTCCTCTTATAAGGACTTCATAAATATTGATTAAACAAAATGTATGCAAGTATTATAAGTGAAATTTGGCTTTATTATCACAAATTGGGAAAAGTTTGTTTTCATAATTATGAGTTTAAACTTTAGTGAAAACCCTTTAAAAATGGCATTATATCATTAATCGCATAAAACAAAGTATCCTAACAATttaatacaatttaattaattatctataattgtttgttaattattgttttacaGGCAGTTCCAATCCACAGTGTGGCTTCAGGAGTTGGTGCAATTGAAGGGGTAATAATGGAAATAGTGATCACATTTGGGTTAGTCTACACAGTCTATGCAACTGCAGCTGACCCCAAGAAGGGTTCACTAGGCACCATTGCTCCCATTGCAATTGGGTTCATTGTTGGGGCCAACATTTTGGCTGCAGGCCCATTCTCTGGTGGATCAATGAACCCGGCCCGTTCCTTCGGCCCAGCTGTCGTTAGCGGCGACTACCACGACCATTGGATCTACTGGGTTGGGCCTCTTGTTGGTGGTGGGCTTGCTGGGCTTGTCTATGGAAACTTGTACATGGGTGGTGATCATGCACCTCTATCCAATGATTTCTAGGTTTTGATTGTGATTTGGTGATGAGTTTgtgtttctaatttatttttctttgtaataaaaagaaaggaaagtaatatttttgcttttctttctttttttatttatttattttgtggttgttattgtaaaggtttgttGTGGTTAGCTTTTGCTTTTATGAGTAATTGATGAAATTGGTGATGTGTAGCAACTTTTTTAAGCATGCTCATGAATtgcttttgttttcttctttttgttatTGGAGATGGGCATTttctctctaattttttttattgggcATCATGCAATTTATGGGCATATTCAAATTTTAGATGCTTTTAGTTAGGAATATGCATTGAGCGGTTCAGTTCGTAGAAATGTGGAAATCATTTAgacgttttttaaaaaatagaaaacaaatcgaaaaaatttggtttgattctattttcaatttaactGAAATGActataatattcataaaaacaaaaatgaatgaGTATATTGTCTGAGTTTTAAGTAAAGAGGATGTAAGCATGAATTATGATATATGTGAGGGTTtgagagtaatttgctctttattTATACATCACTGGAAAAttggatttttataaaatttgatggCCTTTGATTACATGCATGATAACTTGAAAATTTGCATAAACTAACTTAATTTACAGGGCTATTTAcactaatttattaaaaaattaatataatgtcTCACATTTTCATTTCCATCCTTCTGTCGACCCTATGATTGTGTTTAGTGTTCCATTAtcagaaaatgaaaatgaaaagtaaaaaatttcCATGACATTATAGATAAAAAGACATAACTAAATTAACAATAAGTacataaaaattgattttactTGGAAAATTCAGGGGGCAATAACTCTTCAGACAATAGTTTCTCATACTTCCATTCGTGAGCTTTCCACTCTGGCAATTGCTGGATCACAACCTGCAGTTTTAATACATTGAGGTCTCACTGAAGCCGGAGTTGACTACGTCATTCACAAATTAAAATGGCGTGTTTTAAAAAAACTGGTATTTACATCGTCAATTTTCACCGATTTTGCAATTGGTTTATtgatttgtcaaaaaataataatctttatatatttatttatttcaatgtgattaaattgtaAGAACGTGTATATCTTATGGATATATATGCAAATAATcgtaaaattaattagaaaatttgAGAGTGAGCTCAATTGTACTGACCAGCCCTCTAGAATCTGGATTACCGACTGTAGTTTGGCAAGCAAGTCTCCAATTTTTTGGTTTCTTAATTAgagaaaaaaatacataaacatgTCAGCTCTTCAattaaaatctataaaaaaattaataatactaaTCATAAAGATGAAATAATGACCATTATACCCTTTTGAGCTTTTCTTTCTCTGTTTCTGTACGAGGGTTAAGGAGCTCCTTCCCCATTATAACCTGACAACATAAGATTAACATTTctaaattaaaaactatttcttttttttcatccattaaaattaaaatatcgacctacaaatataaaatttcaagtCAAATGAATCTGAATTttctaattattatattttgattttgatcaaTTGACATGATTCTAGAAATTTGTGGTGTATACTTGATTTTAATCTATCCATTAGCACTTATTTGATTCCACGATATAATTTTATGCACCTAAATAACCTCTCTCGTTatattaacaaaatataaagaaataatataatatCTCATATCGAAAATGTGAAAAAGATAGTTTATAACTTTAAGTTATTAAAATTAACTTGAATTAACTAATTTGGGCTTGTTGAATCCGAGTTGgtacaatttttttagaaaaaatagtattttaaatgaaattgaaTTCACCTCCACCATGCAAGATGCACAAGTTCCTGCTCCTGCACAGTTTAGCAGAGGTCTAGCCTGCATACATATTCACCAAATCAAACTATACACATAAACCACATAATCTAAAGTATCAATAAATAGAATGTTATAACCATATTGACGAAatgacataaataaaatatacaattacTTACATACGGTCCATATAAATCAATATTTGAATCCAACATTATTTCTCTGAGTTTTTGACCACCACACGTACTACGAAAATGAATATCAGGAGTTCCATCCGGTAGTAACACGGactaaataacaaataaattagtgATAAAAAGTGTATTGAAAACGGAAATGAAATGTCGAATtcgtaaaatattaattaatgtgAAAGATATGTTTAAGGGATTATTACATGAACAAATGCAAACTTGACAGAAGGTGGTTCTTCAGGAGTGTCATGTTTGTCGTCCGATTTACTTTCGGGAACGTTACCAACGGCTCTGATCTTCATTTTACAGAAACTATTGATAGGTTTATGGATTTGGCAAATGTTATTGTTTGCATAAGAAGAATGTTTGAAATTGTAAGAAGGTTTCAAGGAGGCTAAATTATAGGAGTTAAGCTGAAGAGTTGTGTTcattattttcttgatttttcagGATTTGGAAATAAAAAATGTTAGTTATTTTGGGGAATTTGCATGTAGGAAATGTTTGAGAGTATGGTGTGTGGTGGCATTTAGATTATCTTATCTAACTAGCCGTAAGATGTGAGGGCATAAAAGAAGGTTTTGGGCCAATAGTGGCCATCTTTTTCTTGCATTTGGgtccaaaattttatttattttggtgCTAAGAAGAAATAGAGGGATTTTATACAAAAAAGGAAGAAATATAGgaattcaaattcaattttttttaaaaactaacatGATGAGCATAATTGAAGAAAGAAACACAATAAAAAACTAACATGAGCATTTGTATCTAGAAAAAGAATATCTAAGAACTTATTTCCATGATTCTTGTGAGGAAAGAGAATTTGGGATCTAATTAGTTGGAAAAGTTAAAATTGagttattttaattaacataagattatacaaataaatccttatgTTAAAATTGTTTGTGATCAAACGTCTTCTGAGGCAGTTATACAGTCAGAGTTATTAGAAAAAGATTTAAAGACGCCCTTAATACTTTTAATATCTTTCAAATTAATCCCGAAGAAGTATTTTATCGGCAAAAACTTTAGATTAAAGGtcaattgacatttttttttcatattcatcttcttcttcctcatttCTCTTTTGCCAAACACCACCTTGCCACTGTCGCCATCCTTTCACCATCTCTGCAATGTTTGAGACGAATTTAGACGAACCAACCTCCATTCACCAGGGATTgtctttttaaatattgattaattagtggtgtttaaaagaaaaaggaggtgaaaaaatgttaaaaaatccaTAAATATACAATTGatgaatattataaatattaatgaaCCTTTTTTATACGGTTACGAGAGACACGCCGGCATTTAATGAGTTTTTCTAACGGTATTATATAGAAAAGGTTATTTATtccattttgaaaataaaaagccCTTAATTGTTTCTAAATATAGTTTAAGAACTAAgttgtattttataaaaaatactaggGTTGTTTGCATCTTTTGCCAAAAACAATAACTGGACAATTTTCCGATCCAGATTATCTTCAAACTGCTAAAACCCTTGCAAACCCTTGCAAACTTGAAATGCCCCAAATTTCAAGTTTGCGCTTCCTTTTCTCACCGCTAAAACCCTCAGTTTTCTCCAAACCAACACCCTGCTCCATCTTCACTCTCCTCTGCTCCTCAAACCGACGCCGTATAACTCCCACCCACAAGTCTCTCAATTTCAGAATCAGAAAAAACTCAACTTTTACCAGTACAGAGAAGAATAATAATATGAAGCAGAAGGGTAACGAGAGGGACGAGAAAGGGACTGCAATGGAGGAGAAGGGTAGTGAGAATTTAGGGTTTAATAAAAGAAGAGCTGAGGGTAGAGATAAGAGTGATAAACCTAAGAGAAATCTTCAGTTGAAAAC
This window of the Mercurialis annua linkage group LG5, ddMerAnnu1.2, whole genome shotgun sequence genome carries:
- the LOC126680443 gene encoding aquaporin TIP2-1, translated to MAGIAFGRFDDSFSLASFRAYLAEFISTLLFVFAGVGSAIAYGKLTADAALDPAGLVAVAVCHGFALFVAVAVGANISGGHVNPAVTFGLAVGGQITILTGIFYWIAQLLGSVVACFLLKVVTGGLAVPIHSVASGVGAIEGVIMEIVITFGLVYTVYATAADPKKGSLGTIAPIAIGFIVGANILAAGPFSGGSMNPARSFGPAVVSGDYHDHWIYWVGPLVGGGLAGLVYGNLYMGGDHAPLSNDF
- the LOC126680444 gene encoding photosynthetic NDH subunit of subcomplex B 3, chloroplastic, whose protein sequence is MNTTLQLNSYNLASLKPSYNFKHSSYANNNICQIHKPINSFCKMKIRAVGNVPESKSDDKHDTPEEPPSVKFAFVHSVLLPDGTPDIHFRSTCGGQKLREIMLDSNIDLYGPYARPLLNCAGAGTCASCMVEVIMGKELLNPRTETEKEKLKRKPKNWRLACQTTVGNPDSRGLVVIQQLPEWKAHEWKYEKLLSEELLPPEFSK